The following proteins are co-located in the Apium graveolens cultivar Ventura chromosome 5, ASM990537v1, whole genome shotgun sequence genome:
- the LOC141724137 gene encoding pre-mRNA cleavage factor Im 25 kDa subunit 2, whose product MVMSTAVNTYPLSSYTFGSKEAKIEKDTSVADRLARMKTNYVKEGMRTSVEGILLVQEHSHPHILLLQIGNTFCKLPGGRLRPGENEIEGLKRKLSSKLAANASNLQPNWQIGECVATWWRPNFETMMYPYCPPHISKPKECKRLYLVHLSEREYFAVPKNLKLLAVPLFELYDNVQRYGPVISTIPQQLSRFQFNMINNETNDKLTNEQLLL is encoded by the exons ATGGTGATGTCGACGGCAGTAAACACATACCCACTATCAAGCTACACATTTGgtagtaaagaagccaagattgaGAAAGACACTTCTGTTGCTGATCGTCTTGCCCGTATGAAAACCaa CTATGTAAAGGAAGGAATGAGGACTTCGGTCGAGGGGATTTTACTG GTACAAGAGCATAGCCATCCCCATATTCTTCTTCTGCAAATAGGAAATACCTTCTGTAAACTTCCTGGCGGTCGTTTAAGGCCCGGAGAAAATG AAATTGAAGGGCTGAAAAGGAAGTTATCTAGCAAATTGGCTGCAAACGCATCTAATCTACAGCCTAACTGGCAG ATCGGAGAGTGTGTAGCTACCTGGTGGAGGCCAAACTTTGAAACTATGATGTACCCATACTGCCCTCCACACATTTCAAAGCCAAAG GAGTGCAAGAGGCTTTACCTAGTCCACTTATCAGAAAGAGAGTACTTTGCTGTTCCAAAAAATTTGAAACTCCTTGCCGTTCCCTTGTTCGAGCTGTATGATAATGTTCAG AGATATGGACCTGTTATTTCTACAATTCCCCAACAGCTTTCCAGATTTCAGTTCAACATGATCAACAATGAAACAAATGACAAATTGACAAATGAGCAGCTGCTGCTTTGA